The genomic DNA CGAAGTCGCGCCCGGGACCATAGACCGACAGGGGGCGGAACCCCATCGACGGGATCTTGTGCTCCTCCCAGTAGATGCGCGCCGTCTCCCCGTTGGCGACCTTGTAGATACCGTAATGCGTCGCCGGGTGCGGAGGCGCGTCGTCCTTGATCGGCCCCGGCGGGTAGAGGCTGGGCGGTCCGAAGACGGCCGCCGACGAGGCGTAGACGATCCGCTCGATCCGACCGCCGCCGGTGCGCGCCGCCTCGAAGACGTTCGCGGTGCCGACGACGTTGATCAGCGCCCCCCGCGAGGGGTCCTGGCGGCAGAGGGGGATCTGCCAGGCGGCGAGATGAATGATCCGCCTGATCCCGTGGTCGCGGACGACCGCGGCCACCCGCTCACGATCGGCAATGTCGCCCCGCTCGAGGGTGATGCGACCGGCGACGTCGGGACCGACGATCATCCGCAGGCGCCACGGATCGTCGCCCAGGTCGAAGACGACGGGGCGCTCGCCCTCGGCCAGAAGCCCGCGCACGACCCACGCACCGATGCAGCCGAAGGCACCGGTGACCAGAACACTCATGGCCCCGAACCATATCACACGTGGACGGACGGCAATTGCGGTATGCTCACCGCCATGATGGCTGGGCGTCTCCGCCTGCCGGCGGTCGTGGGGTTACTCACCGGAGCGCTGTTCGTCGTCTACGTCGTCGGGCTCGCGCCGCACCTGGTCCATCACCTCTTCGACCCGCACCAGCCGCAAACCGATTGTCCGTTCGCCACCGCCGCCGAGCGCCAGCACGCGACGCCGGCCGCCGCCGTCACCGTCGTCACGGCGATGGCGTCGGTGCCGCTCACGCGACCGGCGCCGCCGAACCTCCCGGTCGTCGTCCTCGCCGCCGCCTCCGCTCGGGCCCCGCCCGTCACCGCCTCCTAGACCGCTCGTTCCCGTCGCCGTCCCCGACGCCGGCCTCCGTCTTCCCGTGTGGCGGAGAGCCGTCGATCTCACCGTCGGCGATGACGGCGCTTCGTGTCATCCAAAACGCATCAGGAGGCGAAGATGCGCGCATTCAGGCGTCTCTCTATCGTTGGCAGCTTGGCGCTCGCGTGGCTCGGGCCGTCATCGGCACTGGCCGAGCAAAGCGTGTCCCCATCCGAGCTCGAGATCCTGAAGCAGGAGGTCGGCCGGCTGCAGGAGCGCCTGCGCCGGCTCGAGCAGTCGCAGCAGCGCTCGGTCCCCGACCCGTCGCCCGCGGCCGTGCCTGTCGCGCCCCCGTTGCCGCCACTCCCCGCGGCCCTCCCCGTCACGGCCCAGGCGCCGCCGGCCGTGGCCCCTCGCCCCGGCGAGCGTGAGATCCAGCTCGAGCGGGAGCATCCGCTGGAGACGCTGGGGCTGCCCAAGCCCGAGCTCGGCGGAGTGCGCATCTCGGGATTCTTCGTGGGCTCGGCGAACTACAACTCGCACATCCAGATGGTGCCGGAGTTCGCCGGGAACGCTCCGGTCAGCTCGGAGCCCCGC from Candidatus Methylomirabilota bacterium includes the following:
- a CDS encoding SDR family oxidoreductase, with product MSVLVTGAFGCIGAWVVRGLLAEGERPVVFDLGDDPWRLRMIVGPDVAGRITLERGDIADRERVAAVVRDHGIRRIIHLAAWQIPLCRQDPSRGALINVVGTANVFEAARTGGGRIERIVYASSAAVFGPPSLYPPGPIKDDAPPHPATHYGIYKVANGETARIYWEEHKIPSMGFRPLSVYGPGRDFGLTADPTLAMKAAVLGRPFQIRWGGRTDLVYTEDVARAFIAASRSDLAGARVYNLHGSSAAVADVVRLITEAWPRAKGSITHVEQPIPFPDALDDARYQRDLGPAPPTALEVSVGWTLEEFARLQKEDRLDARELP